The sequence TCCTCATCGCCAGCAACTTCTTCAGCCTCCCGCAGCACGTCGGGCCCGAGTCCGAGGGGGTGCGCGTGCTCCGCAACATCAAGAGCTGGTCGCTTGGCGCGATGACGCTTTTCGCACTGGTGATTTCCGTCGTCTCCACCGCCCTGCTGCTGCCCAAGGACGTGGAGGACAGGACTCTCTACACGATCCTTGCCAAGCCGGTGCCGAGGCTCGATTACCTCGCCGGGAAGCTCCTCGGCGTGCTTCTGCTTGTCTTCGTCTCGCTCGCACTCATGGATCTCCTGATGACAGGCGCCCTGCAACTGCGGACCAACATGATCCTCACGGAGCAGGTGGCCCTTGCGGAGTCCAGGGGCTGGCCCGCTCAGGACATCGCCATCCTCAGGGAGGAAATCCTCTCCCATGGGCCGACGGCCTCGCTGCAGGGAGCGGTCTTCTCCGTGTTCCTGCGGGCTTCCATCATCGCCTCCCTGGCGCTGCTCATCTCCACGTTCTCCAGCAGCACGCTTTTCACCACGAACATCTCCTTCCTGATCTATTTCATCGGCCATTTCCAGGCGGACGCCCGCTCCGTTTTCACGGGCGGCGGGGACGGCACGGGCGATGGCCTGCTGATCCGCGGCGCAAGCCTGCTGTTCTCCCTGGCGATCCCGGATTTCCAGCTCTTCAACGTCATCGATGCCGTCATCGAGGGGCAGGTGATGCCGCTCGCGATCCTCCTGAAGCTCACGCTCGTCGCGCTTTTCTACTTCGTGTTCTATGTGCTCGCATCGTGGTTTGTCTTCGCCAAAAAGGAATTCTGAAAACCCATGACGCAGGGAAAACGGTATATGGTCCTCGCCGCCGCAGTCCTTGCGATGGGGGCGGTGCGCATGCCTTTCGAGAAAGGGTTGGACAATGACCTGCGCGCCTCCGGCCTGCTGCCGCCCAGGCTCGAGGTGCGGACTTCGGATCGCATCGGCCAGACGTTTTTCGCGGTCTCCCTGGGCGGGATGAGGACTCTGGTCGCAACCATCTGGAACCTTCGCGCCTTCGGGTTTTTCAACGAGCAGAAATGGGAGGACATTGAGGAATGCTACGATCTCATCGTCGATCTCGCGCCCCGCACCCGCTACTACTGGGACACCGGCAGCTGGCACCAGGCATACAACGAGGCGTCCTATTATCTCTACGATTCCACGCTGCCCGCATTGCGGCGCAAGCAGGCATGGAAGGACTCCATCCTCTCGGGTCGTGCCTTCCTCGAGCGCGGCATCCGCAATAATCCGGGCGATTCCGTCCTCTGGGAGAGGCTCGGCTACCTGCTTTCCGACTCGAACAAGATCTCCGCCTTTGGGGACCCGGCCAAGGCCTACCAGGAATCATATGATGCCTACATGACCGCGGTGGAAATGGGCAACTCGCGCGCGCTTACCTCTCGCTTCGCCCTCTACTCCCTGGCGCGCGTCCCCGGCAGGGAGAAGGAGGCGCTGGCAATGGCAAGGAGGCTGCACGCTGAGCAGAATGCGAACACCGCCACCATGCTCAGCCTGCTCTACACACTCGGCTACCATGAGGATCCCGCACAACCCGTGGACAAGCTGATCGACTCCGTTTTCCCTAGCCGTGAAAAGGCCTACGAGATACTCACCGGCCTCTGGGAGCGCACCCGCGACCGCTACCCAGTGTATGGCGTCGCCCAGGCCATCACCTTCCTTGAGTCCGAGCTGAAAGTGCCGCCGGCGGAAAGCGTCCTGAAGCGCGAGCTGCTCCCGCCCATGTCCCCGGAGGATTACTTCCGGCAGGAGGAATGAGCGGCAGCCGCTTCCGCCGTTTTTCCGCAGGTGCCGGGAAATCGCTTGTGGCATTCCCGAAAGCTTCCCATGCTAGCGCCGATCAATCCCTCCTTGAACATGTCCGGCGACCATCCTTTTCAGCAGCTCTTCGAAACCTTCGGGAAACCGCCCGCAGCCCACTCGGAATCCGTGAACCGCGAGGCGCGCGAAACCCTCAGGGAAAAACTCTCCGTCCCGATCGAAAGCCCCGGCCATTTCATCCTGCTCAAGGCTCCGCGCGCCGGGCACGGCAAGACGCACCTTCTCACCAAGCTCCTCCACGATCTCGGCGGCTCCCATGAGTTCATCCCCCTCCATGCCACCGGTGGCAGCCGCATCGATGCCCTGACAGTCCTGGAGGACACCCTGCGCCGCCTCGTTCGCCCGCTTCCCGCCGCCGGCGGCCTTACGGTGCTGGATCTGGTGGCAAGGCGGCTTTTTTCCTCCTCCCTCCAGCCGCTCGTGAACTCCGGCGAGGTGCCATGCCAGGATCGCGAGGGTGCCCTCAGCGCCCTCCGCAGCCGCCCCGTCGAGACCTTCGATTTCCACCATCCCGCCGCCGTCACCGCCCACTGGGCCCGGGAAAACTTCGAGCTTCTGGGGCCGCGCCTTTCGCTGGAGCTCGCCCAAAGAATCGGCCTGCCGCTGCGGGAGGTTTCGTTCTGGGTGGACACGATGTTCCGCTTCGCCGCGACCCCGATCGACAATCCCGGAAGAGTGCGCGCCCTTGCCGCACATGTTTTCGACTCGCCGTCCGCAGAGTCGGCCGCGCACGAGCGGCTCGTGGCGCTGCTCGGACTCATGGGCTCCCAGATGCGGGTGGTGCTTGTCGCCGATGAGCTGGAGGGCTTCTCCTCCGACGAGGCGGCTGCCCTGCGCTTCGCATCCTTCCTCGGCTCGCTCCGACAGTCGGTGGAGCGCGCGGAGGTCATCCTTTCGGTGAACCAGGATGTCTGGGAAAGCGCCTTCCTGCCGCGCCTCAGCGGTGGCTTGGCGGACAGGCTTTCCGAGGTCACCGTGGAGCTTGCCCCTCTCGACAGGAGGGGGATGCTGGCCATCATCGAGTCCCGCTCGCCCGGCATGGGCGAGAAAATCCTCGGCAGTCTGGGCGAGGGCCATCCCCCCACCTATGCACGCGGCATCATCAAGGGAGCCGCAGAAAACTGGGGTGGAACGCCCAAGGATGAGGCCGCCATTCAGCCGGTGGAAAAACCGCAGTCAGGCTTCGCCGTGTCAGATCATGCCGAAGGCATTCCCGCGCCAGCAACGCCTGAACCGGCTCCGCCCAACCTGGAATCCACGCCAAACGCCTTTCCCGAGCCTGTTGTCGCCGCGCCTGCTCCGGCTTTTCCCATCGCCGCGGAAGCCCCCTCAAGCGCTGTCGCCCCACCGCAGCCGCCGGTATCCGCCCCTGCGGTGGAGAATCCGATCGAAGTGCCCACGAATTTCTCCCCGGAGGCCGCCATCGCGGCATACCAAGGCAACTCACCAGCGGTGCAGCCGCTGGAAAATCCCTTCTCATCCTCGCCGGGCGCCGATGCTGGTGCTCCGCCCGCCAACTTTTCAGCCCCAGCTCAGCCCGCATTTTCGTCGGAACCGCCGCATCAGGCCGATCCACGGCCGGAATCCCCGGTTGAGGCGTTCCAGGGCGGCCCGGCAGACCTCCCGGAAGATGCTGCCGAGAAACCGGCTTCCACGGATAGGGTCGATGACCTGCTGCGCCAGTTCCGCGAGCGCTACGGCAAATCCTAGGTTTTGAAAAAACCGATAAAGCCCTTGCGATGGGGGGCGCTTTGGGTGCTTATTGCCCGCAAGCGAACATATGAGCATTTCCACCCAATATGAGGCCCCGGACACCTTGGGGAAAGCCGCCAAAGCCGTGGAGTCCTATCAGGAAGAAACGGACGATCTCGTAGGCGAGCGCATGGTTCTGAACATGGGGCCGTCCCATCCCGCCACCCATGGCGTCCTTCGCCTGATCCTTGAGCTGGACGGCGAGGTGATCCACTCCGCAGATCCCGATGTCGGATTCCTGCACCGCGGCGACGAGAAGATCGCGGAAAACATGCACTACAACCAGTTCGTGCCATACACCGACCGGCTCGACTACCTCGCCCCGCTCGCAAACAACGTCGCCTATGCCTGCGCCGTGGAGAAGCTCATGGGCTGGGAACTCCCGCCTCGCGGCCAGGCGCTGCGCGTCCTTTGCTGCGAGCTGGCGCGCATCTCCGCGCACATGCTCGGTGTGGGTGTCTGCGCCATGGATGTGGGTGCGATGACGGTTTTCCTCTACACCTTCACCGAGCGGGAAAAGATCTACAACCTCTGCGAGCAGCTCACCGGCGCGCGTTTCACCACCTCCTACACCCGTGTCGGCGGCCAGCTCCGCGACATGCCTCCGGGCTTCGATGCCGCCGTCCGCACCTTCCTCGAGGAGTGCGAGGTCGCCATCGGGGAAATCGCCAGGCTCCTAGACAACAACAAGATCTTCCGTGACCGCATGATCGACATCGGAGTGATTTCCAGGGAGTCGGCCATCTCCTACGGCATGACGGGCCCCAACCTGCGGGCATCCGGGGTGGATCGCGACCTGCGGAAAAACAGCCCCTACCTCGGCTACGAGAATTACGACTTCGACATCCCCATCGCCGATGAGGGCGATTGCTACGCCCGCTACCAGATCCGCATGGAGGAGATGCGCCAGTCGATCCGGATCTGCCGCCAGGTGCTCGACACCATGCCGGCCGGGCCGGTGAACATCGCCGACCCGAAAGGCATGCTCCCGGCGAAGGAGCGCGTGATGATGTCCATGGAGGAGCTGATCCACCATTTCATCGTCGCGACCCAGGGCATCGACGCCCCGGAGGGCGAAGTCTATTTCGCGGCGGAAAACCCCAAGGGCGAGCTGGGTTTCTACATCCACTCCAAGGGCGGCGGGGTGCCGAACCGCCTGAAAATCCGCAGCCCCTCCTTCTGCAACCTCTCCATCGTCTCGAAACTCCTCAAGGGACACATGGTTTCCGATATCCCAGCCATCCTCGGATCGCTTGACTTCGTGATGGGGGAATGTGACCGTTAGGCCGTCCGCTGAATGGATCCAACCAACACCAAAATGAAACTCATCACAACGCTGCTTGCATTCTGCATCGCCTCCGCCGCCCACGCGGGATACGAGACCTGGACAAGCGCAGACGGGCGAACCGCCAGCATGGAGCTTGTCAGCGTCAAAGAAGCTGACGGAGCCAAAACAGGAACTTTCCGCATGAGGAACGGCAAGACCGTGACACTCGCGGCAAAAGACCTGTCCGCAGATGATGCGAAGCGCCTTGACGATTGGAAGGATCCGAGTGTCCCGGAAGTGGTCTCGCAACCCAGCGTTTTCGATGATGTCCTCGATGGCAACCTTGTGATCCTCGATGGCAAGAAACTTTCGAAGCATGAGCCCACGGCCAAGCCGACCCAATATTACGTTTTCTACTACACCGCCTCCTGGTGCCCTCCCTGCCAGGCATTCACGCCCAGCCTCGTGGATTTCTACAACAAGAACAAGAACGAGAAATTCGAGCTTGTGCTCATCAGCAGCGACAGTGACGAAGACGCGATGGAAGGCTACGCAAAGGACAAGAAAATGCCCTGGCCCCAGCTCAAGCATTCCAAGGTGGGCTCTTTCAAGAAGGGTTTCAACCATGGGGTGAGTGGAATCCCCTCGGTCATCGTCTGTGACCTGAAGGGCGAGATCGTCAGCCGAGACGGGCGGAACCTTGCCGAACTCGAAAAACTCGTCAAATAATCGATGTCTCCCACGCCCTCCTCCGATTCCATGACTTTGCAGGATTCCCCCGGCAGTGCCCATTTCCCAGCCTTCTCCGTAACGGCCGCCCTCGAATCGGAGGCCGACGAGCGCATCTCCCACTATCCGGAAAGCAAGCGCTCCGCCGTTCTCCCTTTGCTGCATATCGTCCAGCACAGGTTCGGTTTCATCTCGGAGCAAGCCGTGGAATGGGTCGCGGCGAAACTTTCGCTGGAGCCGATCAAGGTGCTGGAAGTTGTGACCTTCTATCCCGGCTTCCGCCAATATGCCCCGGGCAAATACCATGTGCGCGTCTGCCGCACCCTCTCCTGCGCGCTGGGCGGCAGCTATGAGCTGATGGAAGGTCTCTGCAAGGAATTCGGCATCGACCGCACCGCCGCGGATCCACACCACCATCCGATTTCCGTTTCCCCCTGCGGGAAATACTCGGTCGAGTTCGCCGAGTGCCTCGCCTCCTGCGGCACCGCCCCGGTCTGCCTGATCAACGACGACTTCCACGAAGCCGTCGATGTGGCCAAGGTGAAGCAAGCCTGCTCGTGATTGCCATCACGTGCCGGGCGCATCCGTTGCCCGGCTCGGTGGTGCCTTGATGAATCTCTGCCTCGGGCCGGTTCCCTCATCGCCGTGCGCCGCCTGGTCGCGAATGGCCTTGGCGATGGCTTTCGCCAGCCTGTCGCGGTGCGAGGCGGAGCTGATCTGGCGGGCTTCCGAGGGGTGGCTCATGTAACCGCCTTCTAGCAGGACGCAGGGGATGGAAGGATTCCGCGTCAGGCGCAGGCGGCGGCGGCTCAGCCCGGCGTTTGCGGAATATGGCGAGACGGATTTCATCGCCCTCTGGCAGCGGACGGCGAGACCATGCGAGTCCACCCGCCACCAATATGTCTCAGGGCCGCGCCGGTTGGATTGGCCGGCATTGAAATGTAGGCTGACGAGGATCGCATCGCCATAGCGGTTGGCGAGCTTCACGCGCTCGTCGAGATCCACGAAGCGGTCGCCGGAGCGGATCATCACCGTGCGGAAGGAGCCGGAAAGCTCGGAACGGAGGCGCCTGGCGAGATCGAGGTTCGCATCTTTCTCGCGCTGGCCGGTGTGGCGGGAGATGGCACCGGGATCCTTGCCGCCGTGGCCTGCATCGATCACCACTGTCCGGAATCCCTGCGGCCCCGGCTTGTTCCCCCAGTAGTCGCCGCCGCCGCCGGAGATCGGCGAGCAGGAGGGCAGCAGGGCCAGGAAAAGCAGGAATGGCAGGGAGCGCATGCGCCCTTCTAAGCGGCTGAGTCCCAAAGTTCAAATCCCAAAGACCGACGAATCCTCGCGGAGGCGGTCATTGCTCGTTTTCGATTTCCCTGAAGAACCTATCGAAATCCCCGCCGCTATCCTCCAGCAATTTCCGGAAGCGGGGCATTTCGCTGTTGTAGGTGATGAGCGCAAGCAGGTGGGCGTTGGTCAGATCCTGCTCCAGCCAGCCTTCCAAGGCCTTGGTCCCCCATCGCGCCTGCAACGCCCGCGCGCGCGACTTGAGCTCGGAAAGGATCGCCTGTTTCCGCTCCCTCATTTCAGCCTCCGGCAAGGGCGAGCGGTAGAGCTTTTCCAACTGCACCCGCGTGACCTCGATCTCGGCGTAGAAATCCCTCCTTCGGGCCAGTCGCTCCCCGTAATCGGCCAGTTCCGACGTCCGTCCCTTCGCACGCAGATACTTCATCGTGCCTTCCTCCTGGACAAGGTTCGCCAGGGATTCGTTGAAGCTTGTGTCCCCTTTGCGGAAAATGCGGCGGTGGGTCAGTTCGTGGAAAATGAGCTCGGCGAAGTCGATTTCAGGGTAGTCGATGAAGGTGTTCAGCAGGGGATCGTGGAAAACCCCGAGCGTCGAGTAGGCGTTGGTGCCGCCGAGGTGGATCTCGTAGCCCTCCGCGCGCAGTTTTTCCGCGTAGGCGAGGGCATCCTCTTCCTCGAAATAGCCGCGGTAATCCAGCTCGCCGATGATGGGGTAGCGCCAGGTCTTGGGTTCCAGGGAAAACTCCCGGGCCGCGTACAGGACGAACACCACATGCCGCCTTCCCAGATCCGCATAGCGGTGGTATGAGGAATCCCCCGGCAGCGCCAGATCCTCGCTTGCGAAGTCGCATAGCTCCTGCGCCAGAAGCAGCTTTTCCCTCAGGGCGGCGGATGTCCCCGGCGCGGCCAGCAGCTTTGCATTGGGGCGGGATTTCCGCAGTATCTCAGCCTGTCCGCGCACTCCCTGTCCGTAGAAATGGAGTGTCTGGCATCCGCCTAGGAAAAAGAGGGCAAGCAACGGGACTCGGCGCATAAGGACTTACAGGGTGTCCGCATTTTGCGGCGGATCAAGGCCGTCGGAGCGGTTTCAATTCTTCTTGCAAGGCGGAGCGTGGGCAAACACATTCCTGACAGATGCCCGATTTCATTAATGTTTGGTGGGATGGATTGAGCTTCGGCCTGAAGTTTTTCTACGGCATTGCGATCCTCTCCGCCGTTCTGCTGCTGCTCCAGACGGTTACGATGTTCTTTTTCGGGGATTCGGATGGGCACGGTGGGGATTTCTCCGGCGCGGATGGGGCGGATCACCACGACACGGGGGTGGGGATGCTTTCCCTGAAGTCGATCACCGCCTTTTTCACGGGCTTCGGGTGGACGGCGGTGGGTTTTATGCGGATGGGGCTTTCCATGCCGGTTGTGATATTCTTGGCGGGGATGGTGGGGGTTGTCATGATGTTCCTGATCTATCTCCTGATGAAGAGCCTGGTGAAACTTTCCGACAGCGGCACGATGGACTACGCAAACGCGGTTGGCCAGCCGGGTACGGTGTATGTGACCATCCCGCCCGCAAAGGGCCCGGGTGGGCAGGTGGAGACCATGATCCAGGGCCGCCTCGTCACTGCGGAGGCCTTGCAGCGCGGCCCCGAGCCGCTCAAGCCCGGCACCAAGGTGCAGGTGATCGAAAAGGTCGGTGCCTCCACGCTCATCGTCGAGCCGGTCGAAAACTATTTCCCCTAATCCCGAACACACAAACATCCCATGGAATTCATCATCGGCCTCATCGTTCTCATCGTCTTCGCTTTCATTTTGCTTGCGTGGGTCGCCATGCGCTACCGCCGCTGCCCGTCGGACAAGATCCTGGTGGTTTACGGCAAGGTGGGCGGGGGCAAATCGGCACACTGCCACCACGGCGGTGCGGCTTTCGTCTGGCCGGTGATCCAGGATTACCAATACCTCGATCTTACCCCGCTTCCCATCGATATCCGCCTTGAGGGCGCGCTCTCCAAGCAGAATATCCGGGTCAACACGCCATCGACCTTCACCGTCGGCATCTCCACCGAACCGGGTGTGATGGAGAATGCTGCGGAGCGCATGCTGGGACTGAACATGGAGCACATCAAGGAACTGGCGAAGGACATCATCTTCGGCCAGATGCGTGTGGTCATCGCCACGATGGACATCGAGGAAATCAACGCGGACCGGGACAAGCTCATCCAGAACATTTCCATGGGTGTGGAGGTCGAGCTGAAAAAGGTCGGACTGCGCCTCATCAACGTCAACGTCCAGGACATCACTGACGCCTCGGGCTACATCGATGCACTCGGCCAGGAAGCCGCGTCCAAAGCGATTGCGGAAGCGAAGGTCAAGGTAGCCATGGCGGATCGCGACGGCGAGAGCGGCGCGGCCGCGATGCAGAGGGACAAGCGGATCAGCGTGGCGGCGGCGAACGCGGAGGCGACCAAGGGGGAGAACACATCCCTTGTGGAGATCGCGAATTCGGATGCCACCCGGCGCGCGGCACAGGCCGAGGCGGAGCGCATCGCGACGGCGGCGGAGAAGGTGGCCGAGGCGAAGGTTTTGGAAGAGGCCTACGTTTCCGAGCAGGCGGCGGAGAAGCAGCGTGCGGAACGCGACAAGGCCAGCCAGTATGCGGACATCGTGGTGCCCGCGCAGGTTGCGAAGGAGCGCCAGATCGTCGAGGCGGATGCGGAGGCCGAAAAGGTTCGGCGCATCCAGCAGGGCAAGGCGGACGCCGTCCGCGCCGAGAAACAGGCGGAGGCGGACGGCATCATTTTCGTAAAAGAGGCGGAGGCGAGCGGCCTGAAGGCCAAGCTCCTCGCGGAGGCCGAAGGTGCGCAGGCTGTCCTCGCCGGCAAGGCGAAGGGCTTCGAGGATCTCATCAAGGCCTGCATGGGACCGGGCGGGGCGCAGCAGATGCTCGTCACCGAGCTACTGCCGCAGCTTGTCCGCGAGCAGGTTCAGGCGATCGCGAACCTCAAGATCGACAAGATCACCGTCTGGGACAGCGGCACCGGCGCGGATGGCAAGACCAGCACCGCGAATTTCCTCTCGGGTCTGGCAGGTGCGGTGCCGCCGCTGCACGAGATCGCCAAGAACGTCGGCGTTGAGCTGCCTGCATACCTGGGGAAACTCGATGAGGCTGGAGCGAACAAACAAGCGCCGCCCGCCGAGCCCAAGGCCGCCAAGGAAGATCCCGGCACCAGCCACGGGGTGGAGTCCATCTGATTTCCTGCGGCTGCCTAGGTCTCCTCGGGAGCCGGCGGTATGACGCCGAGATCGGTGAGGAAATGGTCGGCGGCGCTGACTGTCATCTCGAAGTTCCCGTGGTGGACATTGAAGTTGAAGAAGCTGTGCTCGGCTCCGCTGAAGTCCAGGAGCGTGCATTTGTTCCTGCGCCATTTCGTCCTGCGGCAAAAGGAGGCAACCTCTTCGAACGGGGTCACGCGGTCTGATTTCCCATGCAGGAAAAGCATTGGGGGCAGCTTGCGGCGGAGCAGGGTGCCGGGGCTGGAGGCCTTGGCTCTCTTGCTGTCCGGGAAGCGGGCGGCGAGCTGGCCTTTCGGGCTGGTGTTGACGAGGGCGCTGAAGAGGATGGCGGCCTTCGGGTGAGGGGGAGCCCCGCTATTCTTGACAGTTTTCCGCATGGCGAGATGGAGGGCGAGGAAGGCTCCGCCCGCCGCCCCGGCGACGGTGATGGCTGCCGGATCGATCCCCAGCAGATCGGCGTTCTCGGCGAGCCATGCGAATGCGGCCTGCGCATCGCCGATGGCTTCCATCGGGCCGGTGCCGTTCTTGGATGATGTGCGGTACTCGAAGGCCACGGCGACCGCGCCGCGGCTGGCGAAGTGGTGGCAGTGCGGGACGAACTGAGTGACCATGGGCGTGTCCCAGAAGCCGCCGTGGAAAAACGCGACGGCCGGGCGCGATGTGTCGGCAGCACCTTCGGGAAAGAAGACATGGGCCAGGAGATCGGTGTCCCCGTGACTCGCATACACGTAGCTGGAGGCGGATTTCAGCAGTTCCCTGTCCCTCGACTCTCCGATGGGTGCTACCTTTTGCAGAATTTGGCTCATGGCTGGAATGCGGCGCAGGCGGACGTATCCGTGCGGGCATGGATTTGTTTGTTGTGGTTTTGGGGCTTTTGTCCAATCGTTTCGTCCATGAAAGGGCATATTTTGGCACTCACTCTGGTTTTGTCATCCTTGGGCGGGGCGCAGGAAACCCTGAGGCCGGAGTTGGAAAGGACGTATGGGATCTGGCGGAAGTCCCTCATCGAGAGGGACGCGGCAACGTGGCAGCAGGTGACGGCGGAGCACCGGCGCGTGTTGGTGCGCAACCGCATCCTCTCCGAAAAACGCCCCTTCCCGGCAACGGTGTTCGATCTGCCTGCGCCGCCGCCGTCGCTCGACGGACTGGCTTTCCTTGAGGCGAAGCGGAACGGTGCCACGGCGAAGGCGGCTTACTTCGGCAAGGTCGATTTCGGGGTAGGTGGCGAGCCGACCGACAACTTGCTTGTCCTCTCTTTCGTGAGAGGTGCGCGTGGCTGGCTCTATGACAATGCGGATTTCGTGAACCTGACTGCGCTGCCGGAGGTGCGGACGGAACTGGCGAAAGGGGATCTTAGCTACCTTCACGGCGTGCCGGAGGCCCAGCCATCGGGGATCGTTCCAACGGTGCCCATTGCCGCAAACCCTGCGACGACGATCGCCAAGGTCTATGTCTTTTGCCCGGGGCGGGAGGTGCAGGTGCAGGTGAACAAGATCAGCCGCCACCGCTTCGCCAACGCGAAGGAGGCGGAGGTGGTGATAGGCGGGGCGCGGCTAGGTGCGAACGAGGTGCAGTTCTCCGTGAAAAAGCTGGAGGGAGGGACGGGGATGGAGGCGATGACGATACGCGTTTACCTGATGTCCGAGGTGGAGGGGATGCAGCCGGTCAAGGCCTTCGAATACCAGGTTCTGGAAAAGGAGCCTTTCAAGCCATATGGCACCGAGCATTTCAGCCTGGATGCGGCGACGGCGGCGAGGCTTTCCGGAAGGTGACCATGGGCATGTCGGAGGATGCGAAGAGGAAGCCGTATCTCGATGCGTGGCTGAAACGCACCGGCAGGGAGCTTTCCGTGAGCGGGCGGCTATCGGAACTTGTCCTCATCCTCTCGCGGAAAAAAGGGGGCGATCAGGATGAATGGCGCGAGCGCATCCAGCGCATCATGAGCCGGGAACAGGAACCGTGCTTCGAGCTGCTCACGGAAATCGATACGCTATTGGCACGGCAAGGGTCCAAGCCGCCCCCTGCGACTGATGACGGCGATCTATTCGACTGATATCCAATCGGTTATGGGAATCTCAGGTTCATTGATGATTTTTAGTTGCGGAACCTTGCTATTCGTTAGAATTTGTCGCACCTTCCGCAAGACACTAAGATACGTGGCTGGTAATCAAGGCCATGCATAGATTGTCATCACAGGATACCCTGCGCAGGTTCAGGATCGCGTCCGTTCTGGTGCTTCTCACGTTCCTGATGATCCCCGTTGCAACGGGACTCCTGATAGGCGCCCTGGCTCTGAAGCGTCACGACTGGTTGCCGTATGTCGGGATCGCCGTGGGGGTTAGCGTTCTCTTCTCACTCCTGAGTTTCATCATGAGCGCGCGCCTCCGCTGCCCTCTTTGCATGGTGCCGCCCCTTGTGAACCGCCGCTGCTCCAAGCATCGCACTGCGGAAACCATGTTCGGGAGCCACAAGTTCAAGGTGGCCCACTCGATCATTTTTGCGGATAGCTTCCGCTGCCCCTATTGCGGGGAGCCGACGGCGATGGAGGTGCGGCGCAGGGGTGTCCGCCGCTGATCCGGGGGGATTTTCCAAAAGCTCCGCATTGCGGGTTGCGCCGGGCGCGGGTGATGGCAAGCTAGCACCAGCTTGATATGACAACTGAAGAACTACAGGAACGGATTTCGGAAAGCAGCGGATGGATCGGTGATGTGAAGGCCGAGATGGCAAAGGTGCTGGTGGGCCAGGAAGACCTCGTGGACAGGCTGCTCGTCGGCCTGCTCTGCAACGGCCACATTCTGCTTGAAGGTGTGCCTGGCCTTGCGAAAACCCTGGCGGTCAAGGCGCTCTCCGGCTCTCTCTCCGCGACCTTCGCGCGCTTCCAGTTCACGCCTGACCTGCTTCCCGCGGATCTTGTCGGCACGATGATCTATCATCCACAGGATGCCCGCTTCGAGCCGAAGCTTGGCCCGATTTTCAACAACCTGATCCTGGCGGACGAGATCAACCGCGCGCCTGCGAAGGTGCAGTCCGCGCTGCTGGAGGCGATGCAGGAGCGGCAGGTCACGCTCGGCGACAAATCCTACCCGCTGCCCAAGCCTTTCCTTGTCCTGGCGACGCAGAACCCCATCGACCAGGAGGGCACCTACCAGCTTCCCGAGGCGCAGCTCGACCGATTCCTGCTCAAGGTCAACGTGGGCTACCCGTCGAAGGGCGAGGAACTGGAGATCCTCAACCGCATGGCGACGTCCGCGCCGATCTACGAAACCCGCAACGTGGCGACCCCGGAGCAGGTCGGTGCTTCGCGGGATCTGGTGAACGGGATCTACATCGACGAGGCGATACGCAAATACATCGTCGAGCTGGTCTATTGCACCCGTTTCCCGGTTAAGGTGGATGCGCCCCTGAAGAACTGGGTGCGCGCCGGTGCCTCGCCGCGCGGCACGATCAACCTCGCGCTAGCCGCCCGCGCCCGCGCCTTCATGCAGGGACGGGCTTTCGTGACTCCCCAGGACGTGAAGGACATGGCTCTCGATGTTTTGCGCCACCGCATCCTGCTTACCTACGAGGCCGAGGCCGAGGGCGTCACCACGGACACCATCGTGCAGCGGGTGCTGGCCAAGGTGGTGGTGCCCTGAACTCTCAAGGAATACGAATCTGCGGGCATTGATGACGGAGGAGGAACAGATCGATGAAATGATGGCCCGGGTGCGCAAGCTCGAGCTCAAGGCGCGGCGGCTTGTTAGGGAGTCGTTCTCCGGCGAG comes from Akkermansiaceae bacterium and encodes:
- the nuoD gene encoding NADH dehydrogenase (quinone) subunit D yields the protein MSISTQYEAPDTLGKAAKAVESYQEETDDLVGERMVLNMGPSHPATHGVLRLILELDGEVIHSADPDVGFLHRGDEKIAENMHYNQFVPYTDRLDYLAPLANNVAYACAVEKLMGWELPPRGQALRVLCCELARISAHMLGVGVCAMDVGAMTVFLYTFTEREKIYNLCEQLTGARFTTSYTRVGGQLRDMPPGFDAAVRTFLEECEVAIGEIARLLDNNKIFRDRMIDIGVISRESAISYGMTGPNLRASGVDRDLRKNSPYLGYENYDFDIPIADEGDCYARYQIRMEEMRQSIRICRQVLDTMPAGPVNIADPKGMLPAKERVMMSMEELIHHFIVATQGIDAPEGEVYFAAENPKGELGFYIHSKGGGVPNRLKIRSPSFCNLSIVSKLLKGHMVSDIPAILGSLDFVMGECDR
- a CDS encoding redoxin family protein translates to MKLITTLLAFCIASAAHAGYETWTSADGRTASMELVSVKEADGAKTGTFRMRNGKTVTLAAKDLSADDAKRLDDWKDPSVPEVVSQPSVFDDVLDGNLVILDGKKLSKHEPTAKPTQYYVFYYTASWCPPCQAFTPSLVDFYNKNKNEKFELVLISSDSDEDAMEGYAKDKKMPWPQLKHSKVGSFKKGFNHGVSGIPSVIVCDLKGEIVSRDGRNLAELEKLVK
- a CDS encoding NAD(P)H-dependent oxidoreductase subunit E, which gives rise to MTLQDSPGSAHFPAFSVTAALESEADERISHYPESKRSAVLPLLHIVQHRFGFISEQAVEWVAAKLSLEPIKVLEVVTFYPGFRQYAPGKYHVRVCRTLSCALGGSYELMEGLCKEFGIDRTAADPHHHPISVSPCGKYSVEFAECLASCGTAPVCLINDDFHEAVDVAKVKQACS
- a CDS encoding N-acetylmuramoyl-L-alanine amidase, with the protein product MRSLPFLLFLALLPSCSPISGGGGDYWGNKPGPQGFRTVVIDAGHGGKDPGAISRHTGQREKDANLDLARRLRSELSGSFRTVMIRSGDRFVDLDERVKLANRYGDAILVSLHFNAGQSNRRGPETYWWRVDSHGLAVRCQRAMKSVSPYSANAGLSRRRLRLTRNPSIPCVLLEGGYMSHPSEARQISSASHRDRLAKAIAKAIRDQAAHGDEGTGPRQRFIKAPPSRATDAPGT
- a CDS encoding aminopeptidase; translation: MRRVPLLALFFLGGCQTLHFYGQGVRGQAEILRKSRPNAKLLAAPGTSAALREKLLLAQELCDFASEDLALPGDSSYHRYADLGRRHVVFVLYAAREFSLEPKTWRYPIIGELDYRGYFEEEDALAYAEKLRAEGYEIHLGGTNAYSTLGVFHDPLLNTFIDYPEIDFAELIFHELTHRRIFRKGDTSFNESLANLVQEEGTMKYLRAKGRTSELADYGERLARRRDFYAEIEVTRVQLEKLYRSPLPEAEMRERKQAILSELKSRARALQARWGTKALEGWLEQDLTNAHLLALITYNSEMPRFRKLLEDSGGDFDRFFREIENEQ
- a CDS encoding NfeD family protein codes for the protein MPDFINVWWDGLSFGLKFFYGIAILSAVLLLLQTVTMFFFGDSDGHGGDFSGADGADHHDTGVGMLSLKSITAFFTGFGWTAVGFMRMGLSMPVVIFLAGMVGVVMMFLIYLLMKSLVKLSDSGTMDYANAVGQPGTVYVTIPPAKGPGGQVETMIQGRLVTAEALQRGPEPLKPGTKVQVIEKVGASTLIVEPVENYFP